The genomic DNA GTTTGCATTTGTTCAAACACGTAGGGGAAAAACACTTGGACCTTTATTTCCCTGCATGAAAACTCGGACAAGGAGGTTAAGACTTCACATCCCTGCGTAGTTGACCCAACGGATAAAATGATGCTTTGGAGTCGATCGCCACGCGCTTAAGAGCAGTctcaagaaagagaaaggcGGTCAACAAAATCTAATATGAAAGCTCTTGCGCACAGATAATGGTCCACGGTGCTTTCTTACACCTGTTCGCGTACATACCCTGATTCCCACACGATCCTTGGTTACGAATCCTTTGGTTGTCATTGAGAAGGGTCAATCGCACAGTACaacgaacgaaaaaaaaaatcgatgacAACGCATTCCTGAGGTTACGTAGAGTATTTCCATTAGGTGAAAACACAGACTATATAATGATAATAGAATTGAGTGGCTCTTGTCTATGGTAGGATCCGTCTCTGACAATCTTGGCACTTACACAATATGCCATGGATAGGCATACACCCAGTGCCGCCAGATTGTGTATTGGCTGCCTTGGTGCTTCGAACGCATGGGTTGCTGTTGCTGTGGTTGTCTTCTTTCCCCCGAAATAAGAGGTCATTTATCAAGACCAGTCTTCTGCATGAGACCTCAGCTTTTCTTCGACAGTGATATCTCTTCCAAGGCCTTTTTCCTCACACTATTCCAGCAACTACAGTACGACTTGTGCTACGAAGACGGCGACGTCGACTACATCCTATTTATCGTGATTGGAACCCAACCAAATTAACGAGAGAGCCCAATAGACGAACAAGTCTATGGATCTACCACCAAATACACGGAACATTGAGGCACAATCTTCCCAGTCAATTGTATTGTATGTGTGCCATACCATTCTCTGGCGAGAGAATCCCACCATTTGCGTCCAATGTGATCGCGAGTCCAATCTCGTTGCACGTACTCGAGATTTATAGTTATCTTAAGCAGGAATTCTCCACATTTTTTTAGGCCTACGTAGACTCCAGAGCGATATTAAAGACAATATTGCACTGAAAAGGCATAAGATGAAGGGAGAAGATACTTACTAGTAAAAACCAATAAACCGAAGAGGCATGGACACTTACAATCTTGAAGGTTTTAACGTGTTGTATCCATATCTCTTGAAAATATGGGATGTCTCCGTGGAGGTTCGAATTCATTTTTGGTCTCGGACGTTCCATTATTTAGACAAATTTTCTTGGTGTGTTCTCCTGTCCGATCATAGTATTTCAAGCGACTTTCGTGAGCTTCTTTCACGATCAAGATATGGCCATGTCATTTTTAGAGATGGTATCaccatttcaattgaatcctGCCACGATAACGATTTGACACAATCAGACTTCGAGTCCGAGAAGATATTGCCATTGTGaaatgttgaaatttgataatGTTATTACTTTTTTATGAGATACCTTCCACCTCATGGAGCTTCTGGTAGATGGAATCTACTCTCTCCTGTCTCCAACGACATGCATAGTTCGCATGAAACGCTTCGTGATCTCTCTTGGCTTCTCTATTGTCGTTGTCCATAGCGACAAGCAACAACTCTGAGCATCTCTCTTTTTCTGGATGCCAAACAATGCTTTCACTTGGCTTTAGGCCTGAAGATTGGAATGCAGACAACTGTCACTTATTCATATCCGTTACGGACATGAACAAAAAGTACAATAATATTCCTAGTGAGGAGTGAGGAGGTGAATTGTTATGGCGTGTGCAACATGCAGAtactttgattgaaattgctcTGCACCAACTGTAGTAAACGTGCGAGGCCCTCGTTTTGTGGAAAAGTCCCCTGCAATTTGGAAACATCCATTCTCGGATTGTGTGACAGTGTGCGATCCATATTGAGGAAATTTAATACAAGAAAGTGGAAAGTGTCACGAGGAAATGAGGCTATCTGTCCACGTGTGTCTCCAGGTATCAAACAGGTCGAAGTAGAAttttaaaggcaaaaaatggagcaaatCTAGTTTTGCGGCTAGTGACTGGAGTTGGTAGCAAGCTGTCACGAAATCGGGGTCGAACGTCTCAAATATGAAAGTTCTCAACAACAATGAAACTTTATTTGGCTATCTGCGTCCATTCCATAGGTTTGCTTTTGGTTAACAATGGCACATTTTTTAGGAGAGATCCTTATGAGCAGAAGGGTACACCTGTTTTTCAATAGCGCTTTTTTAAGGATGCGAGACAGGTAGTGTTGGAAATTCAAAGGTAATGTACCTTTTATACATTCGTTGGCAAAGCCAAGTTTTTCCAAAAGGGCGTAGGTGGGAAAAGGTGGAAAGAGGATAAAGTGAATTAGGAGAGTGCAATTTCCAGGCAGAGCGAACCCATTCTCTCTTTTCAGTTCTTCTCATTTCCATCTACTTGTTGGGATCACGAGACGAGTTTTTGAGCATCCCTGGGTAATACTCTGGTATGCTTCACTCTTCTCCCTGGTATTGGTCGAAAATCTGTTTGATTGTGGGCTTTGGAATGCTCAGATGAAATTAAAGTCCTCGCCTGCACAGCCTTTAACCCTTCTAGAACTCTTTCAGAAGATGTGTCTTGTAATACCCCTCGATTTCTCGTTGTCACCTTTTTCTGAAATAAGAACCCCTTCTTATTTAAGAAAGACATCAAACAAAGCGtgatatcacaaaaatgatgTCCCGGCAACGACCTTAGCAAATCAATTAAGGTACACAAAGTACATTCAGTACAAATCGTATGTGTTCATTAGTATTGCGGAGTATTCTTGATAGGCGGCGTGATTGCGTATGTTAGTTTATGcgtcatttgtcattttatgGCTGACATAGAACCTCATTATGTTtagaattgaaaaagaactttgcACAAGGTCTCAGAAAAGAAATGCTTTTTGTGGGACTTTCTTTATTCCCTTTCATGGGGTTTCACTTCTTAGTTGGAATGATGACCAAATGTGTTTACCCCTTCTCCAAAACAGTCATGGGTAAATACTGCCTCAACAtcgcttcttctcctttttaaACCCGGGAGTTTGTTTTACAAAGTCGTTTGACAAGGAACAGttacaagcaaaaaaatgtttgtagtGCAgcaatttttccatttccaacaaagGCTGCAGATTTAAAAGGAGATGCAATTTCGCCAAAGCAAATAATATAGGGGTTGTAACAACAATTTCTTCAACAACCCGCTGACGCTGACTCTGTTCCTTTTCTGTGCGTAGAAAAGGCACTCAGTTACAATCTGAGGACTGCATCTTTATATTTGAGTCCTGTTTCAAGCAAATGTTATGCAATGGCGTGTCTGctaagatttttttgtgtttgtgtCGTCCCATTTTGAGTAAATGAGTTGGTTTTTTTGTTACTCGTATCGGCTAAATGTCGGTAGATCGCCAATTCATTATTTATCATGGCCTTTCGGACTCTGGAGGCCTTTCGTTTATATATAGTTGGCTTCAGGCATTGGCCTCAAAAGGCTAGAATCCTGTGCTAATTGGACCGGGGTTTCATCAAGATTTGCTTGCTTTGCAAATGGCATTCATCATTGGGGGACCTTGGAAAGGAACAAGATTCGTCACATTGGCCGTCATTTTTGTTATGACCATTTGAGGCCTTCCGTTCAATACTTGCACTTTtagatcaattttttttcaaggccaagccTTCTAGCCAGCTGCGTTTACTTGTATCGAAACCGAGGTACTATTTGACACTTGTGTGTAGCGAATCATAATTCATACCAGTGCTTGACAAATAAAGAACCCTATGAATCAAGTCGTATCGGCTAGGGCCTCTGTGATTGTGTCCATGTGCCTATTCCTTGAAGCCGTCTCCGTTGGGGAAAAAGCAACCTAAGCCTTAAGCTGTTAAGCTATTGCCCATTCTTACTTGTTCATCCtgtctcccttttttcttatTGAGAGTTaattattgcttttcatttcGAGAGTGAGGCGCTTATTAGATTGTAGACGAGCTACCACTCGCCATGCTAGGATGGGCAGATGTGTCCTTTCATACTTTGACGGGAGTAGTGGTAGCAGCCAAGTAAGTGGGGGTCCACCAGATGGTGCAGCGAGTGTACGGTTCACAGGGTTGTCGAATTACTGTAGAATGAGTGTAGATAGAAGTAATGCAATCGCATTCAGATCAGGGCCTCTCAAGGCCTCGTTGTCTAGGCCCATAACAAGCAAGTAGTATGGATCGGCCCCGTCAAggctttgctcttcttctACGTCTTCTAGTGCTTCATTCACTGCACACTGCTTGAAGACTGCCGTGCGAGCTCTCCTGCCACCGGCCTTATGAACCAACCCAGCAACCAATGCAAGGAGGCCAACACTGCTGTTCATGGTTGTCCTTCTTGACTGAGCCTCGTCATCAATTCGAAAGCTGGCAGTCGGAAGAGCATGTGTGGACATGGTGTGCCTGTCCTTGTGCTGGGTCGAAAGGCCCAATTTCTCGTTGGCAAGCCGTATTTACAACGCAGATGACGATGATAATCATCAACAAGATGGGATCGAATTGTAGCTTCCCACTGTGAGCTAGTTTGCATCTGTGTATTTGAAGTGGCCTTTGATTGGAAGCAATTTCTGCCCAAACGGGGCTCCATTCTCCTCAGTGAATGTTCATTATGTATGGCAACTGATTCGTGCATACAGCTTTTCCTCAACGTTGCTTTTTGGATTGGAACGATATCCAAAACACAACTGGAACACGAAAGATAAGGCAAGCGGAAGTGAAAGGGAGAGCGAGGGGAGTCAGAGATTGGACATCTCCTCCAGATTCTGATCACTTACTCTGTCCAGGTACTGATCCGAGGTCTGTTTGTCAGAACTTATCGCTGGCAATCCTCCATTTTTCGTCTGGTGTTTGAGAACATGACGTCGTTTGAAGTACCTCTTCTCGAGGGtgatctttgaaaaagaacgcTATGTGGGTTGTGGGTTGTGAACCAAACTAGTGTGGAAATCCCCCCATTGCCTCAGAATGAAGCTCTCCGCTAATTAGAATGTTCAAGTGCCAATTCAAGAGCGCGTTGTAGATACCCGTAGATCCAATATCTCATTCGAGATGGCTGCTTCGTTGCTCTATCTGTGCCAATGGACATGGAACAAGTACTTAAAGACCGGCCAAGTAAGATCAAGCAAATGACGATGGGCCACGAAAACCCATCCAACTTAAGGACAGCGTGGATTTCAATCGACTAATGGAGTCTTCTAATTCCTTGCAGGAACATGTTCGGGAGTCCAAGGCCACTCCCATGTCTCCAGACGACGGTGAAGAGATTGAGTCTCCCATGCCTTCGGAGATCCAACAGCCTGTCAAAAGGCGTGGAGCCATCTCGGCGGAGCCAATTACCGAGGAAGACGCCTCATCTTACGTCAAGAAGGTAAGTTTGCACGTTGTCAAATGTCCAAGATGAAGGAACCTCGAGCCTATTGGTCCCTCCTTTGGTACCAAAGTTTTGATAGGAATTGTAGatgtttgaattgattggaTCGTTGCACCATTCACTACGAAGAAACTGATCTGTAtctcattcatgatggaacGGCTGTAGAAAAGGAAGAGGTTGTCCGTTTGGGGGATTTGAAGTTGACATGTGACAACCATAGGGGATCCATAGTTCGTGTTCCTCCTGTCAGAACTGACGTAGATCTTCTCGCCCGTTTTTGTCTTatctttgatttgatgttcGAGAGAGTAACATTCTATACACAATATGATCAAAAGTCTCTTCTCAGTGGAAGGCTGGAAGGCTGTTTGAATTCTAAAAGAtccgcaaattttgaaatggtaATGTGCTGGAATTATAATTTTCACACAACGCTTGCGTCTGGGGTTGAAGCGCATTTGTGCCGCAATCCGGGAGTTTTTGACCGAAGGTTACGCATTGTATGCACCTGTCTACCTTGCTACCATTATCATCATAGTCATTATCAAACCACTTATACAAATGTCAGAGCTTTGCATATCATTACTTTAATGTACTTCATGGAACAATATCTTGCGTGACGATGTTGCATGTTTATTTTGGTTCAAGTGGTTACCAACTCTACCTTGATCCATGGTTATTACGAACTTGAAATCCttgtgttccaagttccaggAGCAAACAAAGCAATTCCGTTCCAATAGAGAAAATgagcacatttttgttcattgacccccccccctttgGTACGTAGTTCAGACTCTCAATGGCCAAGATGTGCGTGTTCCTCTCGTTGCTCCTCAGGAGAACCGATCAAAAGACCACCTAACATTACTAATGCCGGGTCGTACCTTTCAGGTTGTTCCCAAGGATTACAAGACCATGGCCTCATTATCGAAGGCCATTGCAAAGAACGTGCTCTTTTCACATTTGGACGAGAACGAGAGATCCGACATTTTTGATGCCATGTTTCCCGTCAACGCCATTCCCGGAGAAGTCATCATTCAACAAGGAGATGCCGGAGACAATTTCTACATCATCGACTCCGGGGAAGTGGAGGTCAGTTCGGATAATCATTCTGAGGCAATCCTTGGGAGATTGCCGCAATCTCAAATGGGCTCATTTGAATTCCAGATTTTCGTGGACGGCGAGAAGGTGCTGAACATCGGGGATGGTGGGAGCTTCGGCGAATTGGCCTTGATCTATGGAACCCCTCGGGCTGCCACCGTGAAGGCTGCGTCGGATGTGAAGCTCTGGGGTATTGACCGCGATTCCTATCGCCGAATATTGATGGGATCGACCATCAGGAAGAGGAAGATGTACGAAGAGTTCTTGTCCAAGGTCTCAATTCTGGGTGAGTTGAATTTCTCAAGCACCGCAGACTTTAGACGAGAGCCGCTTTTCTTGCATTATGGCTCTCAGCCCCAATTGGGGCATCCAGCAATGAAACTTCTGTCGGTTTTGCTCCTACTTTAGGAATAGCTATCCTGAGAAATCAAGGAGAGGTTTGGCCACCTCGAGGTATATAGAAATAGAAGTCAGGAAAAATGTTAATCTTTTATGAGTTTTTTTCGGCTGGTGGTTGGTTGAAAGAAAATTCTTTGATGTTAGCCCTCTTGTCGTTCCCTATGGATTGCCcgaaatcaagttcaacttcaaagttgtctgaaaagaaaacattattTACGAACTCGTCTTCCAGTAGGGAGTGGATAAAAAAATGGGCAATGTCTTCAATATTGGAtgtctctttttccttttagaAAATCTCGACAAATGGGAACGTTTGACCGTGGCCGACTCTTTGGAGTCTGTGTCCTTTGAAAACAGTGAAGTGGTTGTCACCCAGGGCGAACCCGGCAATGACTTCTTTATTATTGTCGAGGGCACGGCTGTGGTCACTCAATATCGAAATGAAGGGGAAGAACCCGTGGAAGTTGGTCGTCTCGGCCCCTCGGATTACTTTGGTGAGATCGCTTTGATCTTGGATC from Tigriopus californicus strain San Diego chromosome 1, Tcal_SD_v2.1, whole genome shotgun sequence includes the following:
- the LOC131893369 gene encoding cAMP-dependent protein kinase type I regulatory subunit-like isoform X5, whose translation is MATSMEHVRESKATPMSPDDGEEIESPMPSEIQQPVKRRGAISAEPITEEDASSYVKKVVPKDYKTMASLSKAIAKNVLFSHLDENERSDIFDAMFPVNAIPGEVIIQQGDAGDNFYIIDSGEVEIFVDGEKVLNIGDGGSFGELALIYGTPRAATVKAASDVKLWGIDRDSYRRILMGSTIRKRKMYEEFLSKVSILENLDKWERLTVADSLESVSFENSEVVVTQGEPGNDFFIIVEGTAVVTQYRNEGEEPVEVGRLGPSDYFGEIALILDRPRAATVTARGPLKCVKLDRGRFERVLGPCSEILKRNIQQYNSYVSLSV
- the LOC131893369 gene encoding cAMP-dependent protein kinase type I regulatory subunit-like isoform X1, which gives rise to MSGQPSPMSVSGPGLDVSMSTATAAGDESQSLRECEDYVQKHQIQALLKDCIVQLCVSKPDNPIAFLREYFQKLEREHVRESKATPMSPDDGEEIESPMPSEIQQPVKRRGAISAEPITEEDASSYVKKVVPKDYKTMASLSKAIAKNVLFSHLDENERSDIFDAMFPVNAIPGEVIIQQGDAGDNFYIIDSGEVEIFVDGEKVLNIGDGGSFGELALIYGTPRAATVKAASDVKLWGIDRDSYRRILMGSTIRKRKMYEEFLSKVSILENLDKWERLTVADSLESVSFENSEVVVTQGEPGNDFFIIVEGTAVVTQYRNEGEEPVEVGRLGPSDYFGEIALILDRPRAATVTARGPLKCVKLDRGRFERVLGPCSEILKRNIQQYNSYVSLSV
- the LOC131893369 gene encoding cAMP-dependent protein kinase type I regulatory subunit-like isoform X3 — translated: MGNRNSTKAKITDPDVPGTSGKDKQKAKSSCQETSKTSSGKEHVRESKATPMSPDDGEEIESPMPSEIQQPVKRRGAISAEPITEEDASSYVKKVVPKDYKTMASLSKAIAKNVLFSHLDENERSDIFDAMFPVNAIPGEVIIQQGDAGDNFYIIDSGEVEIFVDGEKVLNIGDGGSFGELALIYGTPRAATVKAASDVKLWGIDRDSYRRILMGSTIRKRKMYEEFLSKVSILENLDKWERLTVADSLESVSFENSEVVVTQGEPGNDFFIIVEGTAVVTQYRNEGEEPVEVGRLGPSDYFGEIALILDRPRAATVTARGPLKCVKLDRGRFERVLGPCSEILKRNIQQYNSYVSLSV
- the LOC131893369 gene encoding cAMP-dependent protein kinase type I regulatory subunit-like isoform X4, producing the protein MAASLLYLCQWTWNKYLKTGQEHVRESKATPMSPDDGEEIESPMPSEIQQPVKRRGAISAEPITEEDASSYVKKVVPKDYKTMASLSKAIAKNVLFSHLDENERSDIFDAMFPVNAIPGEVIIQQGDAGDNFYIIDSGEVEIFVDGEKVLNIGDGGSFGELALIYGTPRAATVKAASDVKLWGIDRDSYRRILMGSTIRKRKMYEEFLSKVSILENLDKWERLTVADSLESVSFENSEVVVTQGEPGNDFFIIVEGTAVVTQYRNEGEEPVEVGRLGPSDYFGEIALILDRPRAATVTARGPLKCVKLDRGRFERVLGPCSEILKRNIQQYNSYVSLSV
- the LOC131893369 gene encoding cAMP-dependent protein kinase type I regulatory subunit-like isoform X2; its protein translation is MRLNIDHEHVRESKATPMSPDDGEEIESPMPSEIQQPVKRRGAISAEPITEEDASSYVKKVVPKDYKTMASLSKAIAKNVLFSHLDENERSDIFDAMFPVNAIPGEVIIQQGDAGDNFYIIDSGEVEIFVDGEKVLNIGDGGSFGELALIYGTPRAATVKAASDVKLWGIDRDSYRRILMGSTIRKRKMYEEFLSKVSILENLDKWERLTVADSLESVSFENSEVVVTQGEPGNDFFIIVEGTAVVTQYRNEGEEPVEVGRLGPSDYFGEIALILDRPRAATVTARGPLKCVKLDRGRFERVLGPCSEILKRNIQQYNSYVSLSV